Genomic segment of Vicinamibacteria bacterium:
AATCGCTGAAGATCGCGAGCGGGTGTTTCTCGGCTGGCTCACCCCGGGGCGAAACAAGTTCTCGGTCAAGCCCGTTTTTCTTTCCCGACTGTTTCCCCGCAGGAAGCTGGACTTGACGACTTCCACCCACGGCTCCCACCGCGCCATCGTTCCCATCGGCTCATATGAGCAGGTCATGCCCATGGATATACTTCCCACGTTCCTCTTGCGTGCGCTCGTCATGCAGGATGTCGAGCGCGCTCAGGAGCTCGGATGCCTCGAGCTCGAAGAAGAGGACCTCGCCCTCTGTACTTTCGCCGACGTGGGCAAGAACGATTTTGGAGCTCACTTGAGAAGAGTGCTGACGACGATCCAAAAAGAGGGGTAAATGCGGTTTCTGAGGACTCTCCTCGACAAACAGGAAAAGCTCTTCTCCAAAGGGGGGAGGCTCGAGCGTCTCCATCCCCTGCACGAAGCCGGCGACACATTCCTCTTCACTCCGGGGAAGACGACCGACGGGGCCTCTCATATCAGAGACGCGCTCGACCTGAAGCGAACCATGATGGTCGTGGTCGCTTCGCTCGCGGGCACGGTCTTCATGGCTTTTTACAACACGGGCTTCCAGGCGAACCTGGCGATCTCGAAAGGGGCTCTGCCTCTCGACAACTGGCAGACGGCGGCCATGGAGACCCTCGCCCTCGGCTTCGATCCCTCGAGTTTTCTGGCCTCGTTCGTCCACGGCGGGCTCTATTACGTTCCCGTGCTAGTCACTACTTTCGCCGTGGGGGGCGGGTGGGAGGTCGTGTTCGCCGCGGTACGCCGTCACGAGGTGAACGAGGGCTTTCTCGTGACTGGGATGCTCTTTCCCCTGATATTGCCTCCGACCATTCCGCTCTGGGAGGTCGCTCTGGGAATCAG
This window contains:
- a CDS encoding NADH:ubiquinone reductase (Na(+)-transporting) subunit A (uses the energy from reduction of ubiquinone-1 to ubiquinol to move Na(+) ions from the cytoplasm to the periplasm); the protein is IAEDRERVFLGWLTPGRNKFSVKPVFLSRLFPRRKLDLTTSTHGSHRAIVPIGSYEQVMPMDILPTFLLRALVMQDVERAQELGCLELEEEDLALCTFADVGKNDFGAHLRRVLTTIQKEG